Genomic window (Gemmatimonas sp.):
CGACCTTCACGCACTCCGGCTCGGCTTCGACGATCGTGCGATAGCGCGCCTCACTCGCCCGCAGCGCGGACTCCGCCTGCAACCGCGAGGTCAGATCCGTTGCCACCGCCATGAATCCTTCGATCTCGCCCGACGCGCCACGGAGCGCCGTCACCGCGAGTGAGACCGGAACGCGCGATCCGTCTTTGCGGATGTACGTCCAGTCGTGGCGATTAGGCAACGCTCTGATGGCCTTCGCCACGAACACGTCAAAGCCGGGCGCAATCTCCTCACCCAACTCCTGCGAGAATTCCCGGGCGCGCTCGACCAGCTGCTCGGCGTCGTGAAACACCGCCCCCGATCGACCAATTATTTCGCTGGCGGAGTAGCCAAGCATCCGCTCCGCCGCTGGATTGAAGGTCAGAATGTTGCCGGAGGAATCGGACGAGATAATCGCATCGCCGGCGTGGGTAACCAGCGCGTGTTGCCAACGCGCCGCGGCTTGGTGCGCAGCCTCCGCCTGCTTGCGGGCCGTGATGTCGACCATCAGCCCCCGAATCCATCGGGGCTCACTCGCTTCCATTACCACCGTGACGAGATCGCAAATCCAGCGTTGCTCCCCGCTTCGGCAGAGAAATCGATACTCGAACTCGTGGTCCTCGAGGCGGGCGGTCGCAGCCGCACAGTACGCCACCGCGAACTCACGATCGTCCGGATGAATACGGCTGGCCCAGAAACCGGGCCGGCACCACTCGTCGCGCGTAAAGCCCGACACGCGCTCGGCATTCTCGCTAACCGATGTGAACTGGAACGTCGACGCGTCGGCTTCCCAGACGATCACTCCGGTCGAATCGAGGAGTAGACGGAACCGTCGGTCCGACTCGCGCTCAGCAGCCTCCGCCGCCGTGCGCGATGTCGACATCCGCCGCAGCGCGAACTCGATGCGCCACGGTAGTATGGCGAGGTAGCCGCGTGCGGCGTCCTTGATGAGAACGTCGTCCACACCGGCGTACAGCAACTCGGTCGTGTTGGCCTCCCGACCGGCTTCGACGAGGATGATCACCACCTGTTCGGTGAACGCGTCGGTGACGTTGCCGGTGAGCTCGTCACGGGCCAGCACGACGTCGAAGGTCTCCTCGCCCAGCAGGGCGCGCGCTGCAGCAACCGACGGAACGACGGTCACGATCAGCGGCAGTTGCTGGTCCGAGACGAATTCGGTCAGGGCCCGCGCGTCGTGGGGGTCCTGTTCGATGTAGAGGACGCGGCGCATCGCGCCACTGGCTTTCACGGCCGACCGGCCGCTGGGCGCGCGTCGGCGGCGATGACGGCGTTGAGCAGCACGTCGGCGCCGTTCGCGATGTCGGCGGCGCGGGAGAACTCCTTGGGTGAGTGACTGATGCCACCCACGCTCGGAATAAAGATCATGGCCATCGGGGCGATGTGCGCGATCTCCTGGGCATCGTGACCGGCGCCACTGGGCATCCGTTGCGACGACAAGCCGAGCGCGGTGGCGCTGGATTCGATCCAGTTCATGACCTGCGGATCGGAGACGGCGGGCGTGCTGTCGGTGAGTCGCTTGAAGGCGAAGGTGGTTGTGGTGGCCGTACCGATTTCGCGCGCAAGCCGCTCGAACACGTCGGTGAAGTGCTCGATCTTTTGTTGGTCGAGATCTCGCAGGTCGACCGTCATCACGACTTGGCCGGGAATCACGTTGGTGGTGTTGGGCGACACGACCATGCGGCCCACGGTGGCCACCTGGCGTCCGGGTTCGGCCCGCACGGCGTCGTTCACCGCCACGGTGAACTTGGCGGCGGCGAGCATGGCATCCTGACGCTGATCCATGGGCGTGGCGCCGGCGTGATTGGCGAAGCCGGTGATGGTGACTTCGAACCAACGCAGTCCGACGATGCCCTGCACCACACCGATCTGCTTACCGGCCTTTTCGAGCAGGCCACCCTGCTCGATGTGCAGTTCGATGTAGCAGGCGATGTCGCCCTTCTTCTTCACCGATTCGGCCAAACGCGACACGTCGCCGCCAATGATGCCGATGCCTTCGCGAATGGTCTTGCCGGAGCGGGCTACTTTCGCCAGCTCGGCGTCGGTCATTTCACCGATGGCGGTTTTGCTGCCGGTGGTGCCGCCTTCTTCGTTCTGCCAGATCACCACATCGAGCGGGTGGCGCAGCCGGGTGTTCGTTTCACGCAGCGTGCGCGCGACTTCGATGGCGCCGAACGATCCCACGGGGCCGTCGAAGTTGCCACCGTCGGTGACCGAGTCGACGTGCGAGCCGATGAGAATGGGTTTCAGCGCGCGATTGGTGCCCTCGAGTCGCGCATAGATGTTGCCAGCGGTATCGATACGCGGCGTAAAGCCGGCGTCGCGCAGCAATTGCTGCGTGAAGGCGCGCCCAGCGAGATCGGCTTCGGAGTAGGCCACACGATTGATACCGGTGGGCGTGCGTCCGATGCTGTCGAACCTGGTGAGCCACTCGTTGAGTCGCGCGCCGTTCACGCGCAGGGGCGCAGTCGCGGGAACGGCGCGGAACGCGTTGGAGAAATACGGTATGACGAGCGGCATCGACGCCAGGGCGCCGGCGTGACCGAGAAAAGTACGACGCTTCACGAATCAGCCTCGAGCAGCGATGGTGCGGATAGCGGCCGCCAGTTTGTCAGCGTCGGCGGGGGTGTTGTACAGCGTGGGGGTGACGCGCACGCAATCGCCCTTGGCGAGTCCGGTGCGCTGAAAGGTGAAGATGCCGAACTCATCGTGCAGCGTAGTGGCGAGTGCGCGATTGGCCTCGCTCGTGCCACGGTTGTGCAGTCGGAAACCGGTGATAGCACCGGTGAGCGTGGCGTCTTCGGGCGTGAGAATGCTCACGCCCTTCACATCAGCCACGGCGTGCACCCAGCGGTCGCGCAAATAGCGCAAACGCGCAGCCTTCTGCGGAATCCCGATGCTGAGCTGAAAGTCGATGGCGTCGGTAATCGTCATCACGGTCGCGAAGTGCGTAGTGCCAGTGTGAATGCGGCTTTCGATCCGATCAAGCGGCGCACTTTCATCGGCGTGCGCACGATCGATGGCACTGAGGCGATCCTCGCGGATGTACAGGGCGCCGGCACCGATGGGCGCTCCG
Coding sequences:
- a CDS encoding M20 family metallo-hydrolase; translation: MKRRTFLGHAGALASMPLVIPYFSNAFRAVPATAPLRVNGARLNEWLTRFDSIGRTPTGINRVAYSEADLAGRAFTQQLLRDAGFTPRIDTAGNIYARLEGTNRALKPILIGSHVDSVTDGGNFDGPVGSFGAIEVARTLRETNTRLRHPLDVVIWQNEEGGTTGSKTAIGEMTDAELAKVARSGKTIREGIGIIGGDVSRLAESVKKKGDIACYIELHIEQGGLLEKAGKQIGVVQGIVGLRWFEVTITGFANHAGATPMDQRQDAMLAAAKFTVAVNDAVRAEPGRQVATVGRMVVSPNTTNVIPGQVVMTVDLRDLDQQKIEHFTDVFERLAREIGTATTTTFAFKRLTDSTPAVSDPQVMNWIESSATALGLSSQRMPSGAGHDAQEIAHIAPMAMIFIPSVGGISHSPKEFSRAADIANGADVLLNAVIAADARPAAGRP